In Microbulbifer salipaludis, a genomic segment contains:
- the rplJ gene encoding 50S ribosomal protein L10, with protein sequence MAIGLVDKKAIVAEVQQAAEGALSAVVADSRGVTVNDMTTLRKEARENGVWLKVVRNTLARRALAGTEFECLIEKFVGPSIIAFSNEHPGAGARILKEFAKGNDKLELKGAAFEGVATDVALLASLPTYDEAIAKLMSVMKEASAGKLVRTIAAVRDQKEQEAA encoded by the coding sequence ATGGCTATTGGACTCGTAGACAAGAAAGCGATTGTCGCGGAAGTCCAGCAGGCTGCTGAGGGTGCTCTGTCTGCGGTTGTTGCGGATTCCCGTGGCGTAACCGTGAATGACATGACTACTCTGCGCAAAGAGGCTCGCGAGAACGGCGTTTGGTTGAAAGTCGTCCGCAATACTCTGGCGCGTCGCGCTCTGGCCGGTACCGAATTCGAATGTCTCATCGAGAAATTCGTCGGTCCCAGCATTATTGCCTTTTCCAACGAACATCCGGGTGCCGGCGCGCGCATCCTGAAAGAGTTCGCCAAGGGCAATGACAAGCTGGAGCTGAAAGGTGCCGCCTTCGAAGGCGTAGCGACTGACGTTGCACTGTTGGCAAGCCTGCCGACGTACGACGAAGCTATCGCCAAGCTGATGAGCGTTATGAAAGAAGCCTCTGCTGGCAAACTGGTTCGCACTATTGCGGCCGTTCGCGACCAAAAAGAGCAGGAAGCTGCGTAA
- the rplL gene encoding 50S ribosomal protein L7/L12, which translates to MSLTKEDIINAIAEMSVKDVVELIEAMEEKFGVTAAAAVVAGGAAGGEAAAEAKDEFDVILTSAGDKKVNVIKAVRGLTGLGLKEAKALVDGAPSPLKEGVSKDDAEAAKKELEEAGATVELK; encoded by the coding sequence ATGTCTCTGACTAAAGAAGATATCATCAATGCGATCGCTGAAATGTCCGTTAAGGACGTTGTTGAGCTGATCGAAGCTATGGAAGAGAAGTTCGGCGTAACTGCGGCTGCTGCTGTTGTTGCTGGCGGTGCTGCTGGTGGCGAAGCTGCTGCTGAAGCAAAAGACGAATTCGACGTAATTCTGACCTCTGCTGGCGACAAGAAAGTGAACGTGATCAAAGCTGTTCGCGGTCTCACCGGTCTGGGCCTGAAAGAAGCCAAAGCTCTGGTAGACGGCGCTCCGAGCCCGCTGAAAGAAGGCGTGTCCAAGGACGACGCCGAAGCAGCGAAGAAAGAGCTGGAAGAAGCTGGCGCTACCGTAGAACTGAAGTAA